In Borreliella afzelii, the following are encoded in one genomic region:
- a CDS encoding DUF1322 family protein: MRKINKEIDKAIANLNEIRKKYFKLIDEIKNDKYYFPVIMNICSYDDVKKLPYDELLEVNRIADLKLEKELYELILGK, translated from the coding sequence ATGAGGAAAATAAACAAAGAGATTGACAAAGCCATTGCAAATCTTAATGAGATCAGAAAAAAGTATTTTAAATTAATTGATGAGATAAAAAACGATAAATACTATTTTCCGGTGATTATGAATATTTGCTCATACGATGATGTTAAGAAATTGCCTTATGATGAGCTTTTAGAAGTTAACCGTATTGCTGATCTTAAATTAGAAAAAGAATTGTA
- a CDS encoding DUF1463 family protein has product MQFYDLREVYFSIGGIQLHSGKLELTSEPTTRAVVSTEDKGFPVISLRDPKTITYIFNIEVTLGSHDYIALTEIADDQFYNMDVSKYDKMLALAFNDRIATKIISNYAIFTEEPSRSYSAEAEKVTFEIRAINCQKTHPNKS; this is encoded by the coding sequence ATGCAATTTTATGATTTAAGGGAAGTTTACTTTTCAATTGGTGGTATACAACTACACAGTGGTAAACTAGAGCTTACAAGCGAACCTACAACAAGAGCAGTTGTTAGTACTGAAGATAAAGGATTCCCTGTAATAAGCTTAAGGGACCCTAAAACTATAACTTATATTTTCAATATTGAAGTTACCCTAGGTAGTCATGACTATATTGCGTTAACTGAAATTGCAGACGATCAGTTTTATAACATGGATGTTAGCAAATATGATAAGATGCTTGCTTTAGCATTCAATGATAGAATTGCTACCAAAATTATTTCTAACTATGCAATTTTCACTGAAGAACCCTCAAGAAGTTATTCAGCAGAAGCTGAAAAAGTGACTTTTGAGATTAGAGCTATTAATTGCCAAAAAACACACCCAAATAAAAGCTAA
- a CDS encoding DUF1473 family protein, producing the protein MVMRYKMKILTKNKTYEYPLRVLPVYEWDRVLGFNQSDAIYKLNEVKYLREITSLMISPKFLDEFYVILDANREFISYYKDYLVAIIYTAQFNTFHADNDLKKPALVYLSEYENNVGDFVTFDYIDDNFDYAKVTASLTSNSNELVVK; encoded by the coding sequence ATGGTAATGAGATATAAAATGAAAATTTTAACCAAAAATAAAACCTATGAATACCCACTTAGAGTATTACCAGTCTATGAATGGGATAGAGTACTAGGATTTAATCAAAGTGATGCTATTTATAAGCTTAATGAAGTTAAATACTTAAGAGAAATTACAAGCTTAATGATAAGTCCAAAGTTTTTAGACGAATTTTATGTAATTCTAGATGCAAATAGAGAATTTATCTCTTATTATAAGGACTATCTTGTTGCTATTATTTACACCGCGCAATTCAATACTTTTCATGCAGATAATGATCTAAAAAAACCCGCTTTAGTATATTTGAGTGAATATGAAAATAATGTTGGTGATTTTGTTACTTTTGACTACATCGATGATAATTTTGATTATGCAAAAGTAACTGCTTCACTTACATCAAATTCTAATGAACTGGTTGTTAAATGA